Proteins from a single region of Mytilus trossulus isolate FHL-02 chromosome 2, PNRI_Mtr1.1.1.hap1, whole genome shotgun sequence:
- the LOC134708565 gene encoding uncharacterized protein LOC134708565, with translation MLFVICSLRDLNSEGTQKRTVITMPRGRGRRRRQDQVRGPELRVRRAPREVQQPQPVERNVGRRPPADVEQEAHIERRLRVDEPELVAMRPVDIRVNEPQLAALGEVNEVYDEPLLLPGFNEVDIFISQKLKDKIWNFEYIDLSLMHRKNFNSQTNNENTIGINEGMLVIQNKVKKTHTVSSVEDWTDSFIAYAQVFIERYPGKASELFSYMSIIRGAAADHSFEKCYSYDQQFRLRVSRDHTKKWSSIDGFLWLRILTASTPKQQHADVSNKCYDFNFKGFCNKRNCQYRHACLKCGLDHSSLRCRRFMDNEIDTDPSRYNRNDIAPFLNNSANRQNPKGSFNKR, from the exons ATGCTTTTCGTGATTTGTTCATTGCGTGATTTGAACTCTGAAGGAACACAAAAAAGGACAG TTATAACAATGCCAAGAGGTAGAGGTAGACGTCGCCGACAGGACCAGGTTAGAGGTCCGGAGCTTCGGGTTAGGAGGGCTCCCAGGGAAGTACAACAGCCACAACCAGTTGAGAGAAATGTGGGAAGGCGTCCGCCAGCTGATGTAGAGCAAGAAGCACATATAGAAAGAAGACTGCGGGTTGATGAACCCGAATTAGTTGCCATGCGACCTGTTGACATTCGAGTGAATGAGCCGCAATTAGCTGCATTAGGTGAGGTAAATGAAGTTTATGATGAACCTCTACTGTTACCTGGCTTTAATGAAGTTGACAtatttataagccaaaaacttaaggacaaaatttggaattttgaatacATTGATTTGTCTCTTATGCACCGTAAGAATTTTAACAGccaaacaaataatgaaaacacaATTGGCATCAATGAGGGTATGCTAGTTATtcaaaacaaagttaaaaaaacccATACTGTTAGTTCTGTTGAAGATTGGACTGATTCATTTATTGCCTATGCCCAGGTCTTTATCGAAAGGTATCCTGGAAAGGCAAGTGAACTTTTTTCGTATATGTCCATAATAAGGGGTGCAGCAGCTGAtcattcttttgaaaaatgcTATTCTTATGACCAACAATTCCGTTTAAGGGTATCAAGGGATCATACAAAGAAATGGTCATCCATAGATGGTTTTTTGTGGTTACGTATTTTAACTGCCAGTACTCCAAAACAACAACACGCTGATGTTAGTAATAAATGctacgattttaattttaaaggttTTTGCAATAAACGCAATTGCCAATACAGACATGCATGTCTCAAATGTGGTTTAGATCACTCTTCCTTGAGATGTCGTCGATTTATGGATAATGAAATTGATACTGATCCATCTAGGTATAATAGGAATGACATTGCACCTTTCCTAAACAACTCTGCTAATAGACAAAACCCAAAAGGAAGTTTTAACAAAAGATAA